In Papaver somniferum cultivar HN1 chromosome 1, ASM357369v1, whole genome shotgun sequence, a genomic segment contains:
- the LOC113350278 gene encoding uncharacterized protein LOC113350278: MDKTLGIFRHSFSLLTRRNFSASAIPSSTGGGGEATVSALQKPKRKKKKNLFEVAQFLPNWGIGYQMAKTHWSGVSYQITKINLYKDGKHGKAWGIVHKEGRPAADTPKKISGVHKRGWKYIPNSKGKEENLKVKEENIVKSAAEVQTA, translated from the exons ATGGACAAAACCCTGGGTATCTTCAGGCATTCCTTTAGTCTTCTCACCAGAAGAAATTTCAGCGCTTCTGCTATTCCTTCTTCGactggaggaggaggagaagcaaCAGTATCAGCTTTGCAGAAaccaaagaggaaaaagaagaagaacttaTTTGAAGTAGCTCAGTTTCTTCCTAACTGGGGAATTGGATATCAAATGGCTAAAACACATTGGTCTGGTgtttcctatcaaatcaccaagaTCAATCTCTACAAG GATGGTAAACATGGCAAAGCTTGGGGAATTGTTCATAAAGAAG GTCGGCCTGCTGCAGACACTCCCAAGAAAATAAGTGGTGTTCACAAGCGCGGATGGAAATACATTCCTAACTcaaaagggaaagaagaaaactTGAAAGTGAAAGAAGAAAACATAGTAAAATCAGCAGCAGAAGTTCAAACAGCTTGA
- the LOC113277607 gene encoding uncharacterized protein LOC113277607 isoform X1: protein MVNIIGADRFNEHQQYESGYFTLKLIKAATQNFNPANRICHWKRLYKGVLPDGMKITVKQLDEREDYVFKNEVKFLSTLRHPNIVRLLGQCTENKQRLLVYEYMENGSLSNALSGGNENLRKRLNWHTKMRICLGIANGLAFLHHKDDSKAIIVHRDIQHRSIFLDKFLDPKISYFGLTKHFGADGTHCTTSVGGAYAIGYDAPEYLTRGLITEKADVFSFGVSILVLSTEKKSFDLKRLANDEDLLLVDLAKDLHQKGGLLSLIDEDLASSNSVKEATMLLELAMLCTNESPELRPSMSEVVSILEGNTTTKTPPVDPLYMTTISYEEVMSEIESARSSSSHTKLKRDGFLYNPNDEWDGKGGDGTLPYQVASKVKEDNTLPEVHNDVVSDLKAFLSEGGEENDKVEYAIPSVETHEPYETATFSLRYIEVATRNFSPANKIGQGSSGSVYKGMVPNGRMIAVKQLSLESDQGKVEFLNEVNTISTLSHPNIIRLLGHCAENDQHLLVYEYMENGCLNKVLFDSVNLKNKLSWPARLRICTGIAKGLAYLHSDNSKVKIVHRDIKLSNILLDKDLNPRISDFGLIMHYNREISHIKTGLAGTVGYMAPEYVMHGTLTEKIAVYSFGIVTLELMTGKNRIQWKTKHESISLLDLACDLQKKGDLLGLFDQDVRMNIPVGEAKMVLNLAVLCASYDPKSRPAMSDVVDILEGTLTWVKTLLCNSNDTTRMGSTKNIDDISSHNSSSTAMHYGKDVSSNDVFDCNDGVATGTSSNGVSEVDEFEKDNGFHGDLISNVNVSVGEVWKSDMPLTQVTITSAEPMGLNVKPQASSISKYTYNQKGVHSKLEFSEPSFEEGKLHIEFSADEFRAVCDEWENCLVGFFVGEDVPFNMDLKFVKNIWEVKGDFSVFTIENGYFVFQFSCVEEKMRVLESADLWRIRQRQLILKEWDWKLMVSERIGMESLPIWVKIYNLPLFFWTPAVLSKVGSGLGTPLYALYRI from the exons ATGGTCAATATTATTGGAGCTGATCGATTTAACG AACATCAGCAGTATGAAAGTGGATATTTCACTCTGAAACTCATCAAAGCTGCTACTCAAAATTTCAATCCGGCAAATAGGATTTGTCATTGGAAAAGACTTTACAAG GGAGTTCTTCCAGATGGGATGAAAATTACAGTGAAACAATTAGATGAGCGTGAAGATTATGTATTCAAAAACGAAGTGAAGTTTTTATCAACACTCAGACACCCAAATATTGTTAGATTGCTCGGACAGTGTACGGAGAACAAACAACGGTTACTGGTATATGAGTACATGGAAAACGGCTCCTTGAGTAACGCATTATCCG GTGGTAATGAAAATTTGAGAAAGAGGCTCAATTGGCACACCAAAATGAGGATATGCCTTGGAATAGCAAATGGTCTTGCATTCCTACATCACAAGGATGATTCAAAAGCCATAATTGTTCACAGAGATATTCAGCATCGAAGTATCTTTCTTGATAAATTTCTTGATCCCAAGATATCTTATTTCGGTTTAACGAAGCATTTTGGAGCAGATGGCACGCACTGCACCACTTCAGTCGGGGGAGCATATGCAAT AGGATATGATGCCCCGGAGTATTTGACTAGAGGTTTAATTACAGAAAAGGCTGACGTATTCAGCTTTGGAGTTTCCATACTTGTACTTTCAACAGAAAAGAAATCTTTTGATTTGAAAAGACTCGCCAACGATGAGGATCTATTACTTGTAGACCTG GCCAAGGATTTACATCAGAAGGGAGGGCTTCTGTCGCTGATTGATGAAGACTTGGCGTCCAGCAATTCAGTGAAAGAAGCAACCATGTTGTTGGAATTGGCAATGTTATGTACTAACGAATCGCCAGAGTTGAGGCCTTCCATGTCAGAAGTAGTGAGCATTCTTGAAGGAAACACTACAACAAAGACCCCTCCAGTTGATCCACTCTATATGACAACAATCAGTTATGAGGAGGTCATGTCTGAAATTGAAAGTGCGAGGAGCAGTTCATCACATACAAAGCTGAAGCGTGATGGGTTTCTTTATAACCCTAACGATGAATGGGATGGTAAGGGTGGTGATGGAACTTTACCGTATCAAGTTGCATCAAAGGTAAAGGAAGACAACACTCTTCCTGAAGTTCATAATGATGTTGTATCTGATTTAAAGGCATTTTTAAGTGAAGGAGGAGAAGAGAATGATAAAGTTGAGTATGCTATACCGTCTGTAGAAACACATGAGCCATATGAAACCGCAACTTTTAGTTTAAGGTATATTGAGGTTGCGACCAGAAATTTCAGCCCAGCAAATAAGATTGGTCAAGGTTCTTCTGGTTCAGTTTACAAG GGTATGGTTCCTAATGGAAGGATGATTGCAGTGAAGCAACTGTCCCTGGAATCTGACCAAGGAAAAGTAGAGTTTTTAAATGAAGTAAACACTATATCTACCTTGAGCCACCCAAATATTATTAGATTGTTGGGACATTGTGCAGAAAACGACCAACACTTACTAGTATACGAATACATGGAAAATGGATGTCTGAATAAAGTTTTATTTG ATTCAGTGAATTTGAAGAACAAGCTTAGTTGGCCAGCAAGACTTAGAATTTGCACAGGAATAGCAAAGGGTCTTGCATATCTGCATTCTGACAACTCCAAAGTGAAGATTGTTCACAGGGATATTAAACTTTCAAATATCTTGCTTGATAAAGATCTTAATCCCAGGATATCAGATTTTGGGTTAATCATGCATTACAACAGAGAAATCTCACATATTAAGACTGGTCTTGCAGGAACAGT AGGATATATGGCCCCTGAATATGTAATGCATGGAACATTAACTGAGAAAATAGCTGTATACAGCTTTGGAATAGTCACGCTCGAACTCATGACTGGAAAAAATAGAATTCAATGGAAGACAAAGCATGAAAGCATTTCTCTTCTAGATCTG GCCTGTGATTTACAAAAAAAGGGAGATCTTCTAGGGCTATTTGATCAAGACGTGAGGATGAACATTCCGGTGGGAGAAGCGAAAATGGTGTTAAATTTGGCAGTCTTATGTGCTAGTTATGATCCGAAGTCAAGGCCTGCTATGTCAGATGTAGTGGACATTCTGGAAGGAACATTGACATGGGTGAAGACACTTTTGTGCAACTCAAACGACACAACAAGAATGGGCTCTACAAAAAACATTGATGACATATCAAGCCACAACTCGAGCAGTACCGCAATGCACTATGGCAAGGATGTTTCCTCAAATGATGTGTTCGACTGTAATGATGGGGTAGCTACAGGTACTTCCTCTAATGGTGTATCAGAAGTGGATGAATTCGAGAAAGATAATGGATTCCATGGTGATTTAATTTCCAATGTAAACGTTTCCGTTGGTGAAGTTTGGAAGAGTGATATGCCATTAACCCAAGTGACTATTACCTCAGCAGAGCCAATGGGATTGAATGTCAAGCCGCAAGCTTCTTCTATTTCCAAGTACACATATAACCAAAAGGGAGTACACAGCAAGCTTGAGTTTTCTGAACCCTCCTTTGAAGAAGGAAAACTCCATATTGAATTTTCTGCTGACGAGTTCAGAGCCGTATGTGATGAATGGGAGAATTGCTTAGTAGGCTTTTTCGTGGGTGAAGATGTCCCGTTCAACATGGACCtaaaatttgttaaaaatatcTGGGAAGTGAAAGGAGATTTTTCTGTGTTCACTATAGAAAATGGATACTTTGTATTTCAGTTCAGTTGTGTTGAAGAAAAGATGAGAGTTCTAGAATCAGCAGACCTCTGGCGAATAAGACAAAGGCAATTGATTCTGAAAGAGTGGGATTGGAAGTTGATGGTGAGTGAAAGAATTGGTATGGAATCTCTCCCGATTTGGGTAAAGATTTACAACTTACCCCTCTTCTTTTGGACTCCTGCTGTTCTCAGTAAGGTTGGGAGTGGACTAGGGACTCCTCTGTATGCTTTGTATAGAATTTGA
- the LOC113277607 gene encoding uncharacterized protein LOC113277607 isoform X2: MKITVKQLDEREDYVFKNEVKFLSTLRHPNIVRLLGQCTENKQRLLVYEYMENGSLSNALSGGNENLRKRLNWHTKMRICLGIANGLAFLHHKDDSKAIIVHRDIQHRSIFLDKFLDPKISYFGLTKHFGADGTHCTTSVGGAYAIGYDAPEYLTRGLITEKADVFSFGVSILVLSTEKKSFDLKRLANDEDLLLVDLAKDLHQKGGLLSLIDEDLASSNSVKEATMLLELAMLCTNESPELRPSMSEVVSILEGNTTTKTPPVDPLYMTTISYEEVMSEIESARSSSSHTKLKRDGFLYNPNDEWDGKGGDGTLPYQVASKVKEDNTLPEVHNDVVSDLKAFLSEGGEENDKVEYAIPSVETHEPYETATFSLRYIEVATRNFSPANKIGQGSSGSVYKGMVPNGRMIAVKQLSLESDQGKVEFLNEVNTISTLSHPNIIRLLGHCAENDQHLLVYEYMENGCLNKVLFDSVNLKNKLSWPARLRICTGIAKGLAYLHSDNSKVKIVHRDIKLSNILLDKDLNPRISDFGLIMHYNREISHIKTGLAGTVGYMAPEYVMHGTLTEKIAVYSFGIVTLELMTGKNRIQWKTKHESISLLDLACDLQKKGDLLGLFDQDVRMNIPVGEAKMVLNLAVLCASYDPKSRPAMSDVVDILEGTLTWVKTLLCNSNDTTRMGSTKNIDDISSHNSSSTAMHYGKDVSSNDVFDCNDGVATGTSSNGVSEVDEFEKDNGFHGDLISNVNVSVGEVWKSDMPLTQVTITSAEPMGLNVKPQASSISKYTYNQKGVHSKLEFSEPSFEEGKLHIEFSADEFRAVCDEWENCLVGFFVGEDVPFNMDLKFVKNIWEVKGDFSVFTIENGYFVFQFSCVEEKMRVLESADLWRIRQRQLILKEWDWKLMVSERIGMESLPIWVKIYNLPLFFWTPAVLSKVGSGLGTPLYALYRI; encoded by the exons ATGAAAATTACAGTGAAACAATTAGATGAGCGTGAAGATTATGTATTCAAAAACGAAGTGAAGTTTTTATCAACACTCAGACACCCAAATATTGTTAGATTGCTCGGACAGTGTACGGAGAACAAACAACGGTTACTGGTATATGAGTACATGGAAAACGGCTCCTTGAGTAACGCATTATCCG GTGGTAATGAAAATTTGAGAAAGAGGCTCAATTGGCACACCAAAATGAGGATATGCCTTGGAATAGCAAATGGTCTTGCATTCCTACATCACAAGGATGATTCAAAAGCCATAATTGTTCACAGAGATATTCAGCATCGAAGTATCTTTCTTGATAAATTTCTTGATCCCAAGATATCTTATTTCGGTTTAACGAAGCATTTTGGAGCAGATGGCACGCACTGCACCACTTCAGTCGGGGGAGCATATGCAAT AGGATATGATGCCCCGGAGTATTTGACTAGAGGTTTAATTACAGAAAAGGCTGACGTATTCAGCTTTGGAGTTTCCATACTTGTACTTTCAACAGAAAAGAAATCTTTTGATTTGAAAAGACTCGCCAACGATGAGGATCTATTACTTGTAGACCTG GCCAAGGATTTACATCAGAAGGGAGGGCTTCTGTCGCTGATTGATGAAGACTTGGCGTCCAGCAATTCAGTGAAAGAAGCAACCATGTTGTTGGAATTGGCAATGTTATGTACTAACGAATCGCCAGAGTTGAGGCCTTCCATGTCAGAAGTAGTGAGCATTCTTGAAGGAAACACTACAACAAAGACCCCTCCAGTTGATCCACTCTATATGACAACAATCAGTTATGAGGAGGTCATGTCTGAAATTGAAAGTGCGAGGAGCAGTTCATCACATACAAAGCTGAAGCGTGATGGGTTTCTTTATAACCCTAACGATGAATGGGATGGTAAGGGTGGTGATGGAACTTTACCGTATCAAGTTGCATCAAAGGTAAAGGAAGACAACACTCTTCCTGAAGTTCATAATGATGTTGTATCTGATTTAAAGGCATTTTTAAGTGAAGGAGGAGAAGAGAATGATAAAGTTGAGTATGCTATACCGTCTGTAGAAACACATGAGCCATATGAAACCGCAACTTTTAGTTTAAGGTATATTGAGGTTGCGACCAGAAATTTCAGCCCAGCAAATAAGATTGGTCAAGGTTCTTCTGGTTCAGTTTACAAG GGTATGGTTCCTAATGGAAGGATGATTGCAGTGAAGCAACTGTCCCTGGAATCTGACCAAGGAAAAGTAGAGTTTTTAAATGAAGTAAACACTATATCTACCTTGAGCCACCCAAATATTATTAGATTGTTGGGACATTGTGCAGAAAACGACCAACACTTACTAGTATACGAATACATGGAAAATGGATGTCTGAATAAAGTTTTATTTG ATTCAGTGAATTTGAAGAACAAGCTTAGTTGGCCAGCAAGACTTAGAATTTGCACAGGAATAGCAAAGGGTCTTGCATATCTGCATTCTGACAACTCCAAAGTGAAGATTGTTCACAGGGATATTAAACTTTCAAATATCTTGCTTGATAAAGATCTTAATCCCAGGATATCAGATTTTGGGTTAATCATGCATTACAACAGAGAAATCTCACATATTAAGACTGGTCTTGCAGGAACAGT AGGATATATGGCCCCTGAATATGTAATGCATGGAACATTAACTGAGAAAATAGCTGTATACAGCTTTGGAATAGTCACGCTCGAACTCATGACTGGAAAAAATAGAATTCAATGGAAGACAAAGCATGAAAGCATTTCTCTTCTAGATCTG GCCTGTGATTTACAAAAAAAGGGAGATCTTCTAGGGCTATTTGATCAAGACGTGAGGATGAACATTCCGGTGGGAGAAGCGAAAATGGTGTTAAATTTGGCAGTCTTATGTGCTAGTTATGATCCGAAGTCAAGGCCTGCTATGTCAGATGTAGTGGACATTCTGGAAGGAACATTGACATGGGTGAAGACACTTTTGTGCAACTCAAACGACACAACAAGAATGGGCTCTACAAAAAACATTGATGACATATCAAGCCACAACTCGAGCAGTACCGCAATGCACTATGGCAAGGATGTTTCCTCAAATGATGTGTTCGACTGTAATGATGGGGTAGCTACAGGTACTTCCTCTAATGGTGTATCAGAAGTGGATGAATTCGAGAAAGATAATGGATTCCATGGTGATTTAATTTCCAATGTAAACGTTTCCGTTGGTGAAGTTTGGAAGAGTGATATGCCATTAACCCAAGTGACTATTACCTCAGCAGAGCCAATGGGATTGAATGTCAAGCCGCAAGCTTCTTCTATTTCCAAGTACACATATAACCAAAAGGGAGTACACAGCAAGCTTGAGTTTTCTGAACCCTCCTTTGAAGAAGGAAAACTCCATATTGAATTTTCTGCTGACGAGTTCAGAGCCGTATGTGATGAATGGGAGAATTGCTTAGTAGGCTTTTTCGTGGGTGAAGATGTCCCGTTCAACATGGACCtaaaatttgttaaaaatatcTGGGAAGTGAAAGGAGATTTTTCTGTGTTCACTATAGAAAATGGATACTTTGTATTTCAGTTCAGTTGTGTTGAAGAAAAGATGAGAGTTCTAGAATCAGCAGACCTCTGGCGAATAAGACAAAGGCAATTGATTCTGAAAGAGTGGGATTGGAAGTTGATGGTGAGTGAAAGAATTGGTATGGAATCTCTCCCGATTTGGGTAAAGATTTACAACTTACCCCTCTTCTTTTGGACTCCTGCTGTTCTCAGTAAGGTTGGGAGTGGACTAGGGACTCCTCTGTATGCTTTGTATAGAATTTGA
- the LOC113277641 gene encoding pentatricopeptide repeat-containing protein At3g29230-like, producing MAMLNYCFCHSLPSHRKQWNKMMKHHVVDGNPNQAIFVYRQMLESGCNGDNFTYPVLLKALTHLSSSISILTVHGQAIKTGFSDHVFVETSLLNSYASVGDIENAQKVFDKMSSRDVIAWNSMLDAYVSKGMMESAIKHFHLMPVKDAVSFNIMISGFAKLGTIEFAEEIFDEIPVRDVVSWNSMMLGYCKAGDMDKARKVFDSMVERTLVSWNTMITGYLDNELYVDAIDLFSEMKEKGFEPNHITVSAVLSACAWVGSVDEGKEVHIFALFSGLASNVHVVTALIDMYAKCGSIDGALEVFYKSQAKDVTSWNAMISGLALHGKSHAALKLFSDFQNRNMKADDITFIGLLTACSHSGLVNEGYRLFESMEKEFGISPKSEHYGCMVDLLGRAGYLHSACQLMKAMPFEPGPTVYGALLGACLVYRDLKVGNMVAEHMTKRMHRLSDGEYMMLANLYASCGKFEEADGWRREMNNAGITKTAGYSMILVKGKMIKFLAGDR from the coding sequence ATGGCTATGTTAAATTACTGTTTTTGTCATTCTTTGCCATCACACAGAAAACAGTGGAATAAGATGATGAAGCATCATGTTGTTGATGGAAATCCAAACCAAGCCATTTTCGTGTACAGACAAATGTTAGAATCTGGTTGTAATGGTGATAATTTTACATACCCAGTTCTTCTAAAAGCATTAACTCATCTCTCCTCTTCAATATCTATACTCACTGTTCATGGACAAGCAATTAAAACTGGATTTTCAGATCATGTTTTTGTGGAAACTTCTTTACTGAACTCTTATGCATCAGTTGGGGATATTGAGAATGCACAAaaagtgtttgataaaatgtctaGCAGAGATGTTATTGCTTGGAATTCTATGTTAGATGCATATGTTTCTAAAGGAATGATGGAAAGTGCAATCAAACATTTTCACTTGATGCCTGTTAAGGATGCTGTGTCATTTAACATTATGATTTCCGGGTTCGCAAAGCTTGGGACTATAGAGTTTGCCGAGGAAATTTTCGATGAGATTCCTGTAAGAGATGTTGTTTCATGGAATTCAATGATGTTAGGTTATTGTAAGGCAGGGGATATGGATAAGGCTCGTAAAGTGTTCGATAGTATGGTGGAAAGAACTTTGGTATCATGGAACACAATGATCACTGGTTATCTGGACAATGAGCTTTATGTTGATGCCATTGATTTGTTCTCTGAGATGAAAGAAAAAGGGTTTGAACCCAATCATATAACGGTATCAGCGGTTTTATCAGCCTGCGCGTGGGTAGGATCAGTGGATGAAGGGAAGGAAGTACACATCTTTGCTCTTTTCAGTGGGCTTGCTTCGAATGTGCACGTAGTTACAGCACTGATTGACATGTACGCAAAGTGCGGTAGCATAGATGGAGCTCTGGAAGTATTTTACAAGTCCCAAGCCAAGGATGTCACTTCTTGGAATGCAATGATCAGTGGGCTTGCACTGCATGGAAAATCACACGCTGCCCTTAAACTCTTTAGTGATTTTCAGAATAGAAACATGAAGGCTGACGATATAACCTTCATAGGTCTTCTGACTGCTTGCAGCCACTCAGGATTAGTGAACGAAGGATACCGTCTGTTCGAATCCATGGAGAAGGAATTTGGGATTTCACCCAAGTCTGAGCATTATGGTTGCATGGTGGATCTCTTGGGACGAGCGGGTTACCTTCACAGTGCGTGTCAGCTAATGAAAGCAATGCCATTCGAGCCTGGACCGACTGTATATGGCGCACTATTAGGCGCTTGTTTGGTTTATAGAGATCTCAAGGTGGGAAACATGGTTGCTGAACACATGACGAAACGAATGCATCGTTTGAGCGATGGGGAGTACATGATGCTAGCTAATCTGTACGCTTCCTGTGGTAAATTCGAGGAAGCAGATGGATGGAGAAGAGAGATGAACAATGCTGGGATTACTAAAACTGCTGGTTATAGTATGATTCTGGTTAAGGGTAAAATGATAAAGTTTTTAGCTGGAGATAGATAA